The stretch of DNA AACGAGCTTACGGGCAGGCCGCCGATGTACGGGATCTCGGATATCGATATCGTATACTTCGATGACGGCGACCTCGGTTACGAGGCGGAGAACGAGGTGGTGGAGCAGGGAAAGCGTCTTTTCGCGGAGCTTCCCTTTCCTGTCGACATCAAGAATCAGGCCCGCGTTCACCTGTGGTATCCCGGCCGGTTCGGCGTCCCTCTTTCGCCTTACGCTACTTTGGAGGCGGCGATCGGCACTTGGCCGACAACAGCTTCATCACTTGGCGTTCGGAAGGAGCCGGACGGAAGCTGGCGGATCTACGCGCCTTTCGGCCTGGAAGACTTGTTCCGGCTGATCGTCAGACCGAACAAGACGCTGGTTACGGAAAGCGCGTATTACGCCAAGGCGGAGAAGTGGAAGAGCAGATGGCCGGAGCTTGCCGTGATTCCGTGGGAGGCCTAAAGTCTAAATGCGCTTTTTGGCGGCAGCCAGCAGGTGCGGACTCATTCCCAGCAGGCTTTTCTGCTCTTCAACGATGGAACTGATCCTCAGCAGCGCCGCACGGCTTTCCGGGTTGCCCCATTTTTCCGCCAAAGCGGGCACGATCCAGACCGGCCCCTCTACAGCGGCGGTGCTTAGGTGATAGAATCCGGATTCTTCGATTTCTTCCTTCAATTCATTCGGCAGATGAAAAAATGCTCTTGCAATGAAATTTGGATATTCCTCGGGCCGGATATGCTGGCCGTCCGCAAGTTCGCGTTCGATCATCGACATAAAATGCTGTTCCTCAAGAATATCGTTCTTTTGTCCGTAAACGGACAGACCCCAGAGAGTGGACCCGAACCTTGAAATGGCGGCGGCCAGCAGCGTTCCGCCCGGTTTGAGCAGTCTGAACGCTTCTTCTAGAGCATCCAAACGTTCGTCTCTCTCAGTCAGGTGATACAGCGGTCCCATCAGCAGAATAAGGTCGGCGCTTCCGCCGCTCCGTGCGATTCTCCGCCCGTCCGCGGTCTCGATCCGGTGTACCGGGGCTATGCCGCCCGATGATTGAAGAGCAATGGCGTACTCCACGGCAGCGGGGGATAGGTCGAACAGATGAACCTCATGCCCCAATTCGGCAAGCCATCTCGAATAGGCCCCGGCTCCGCCGCCGATATCGTAGATCACCATAGGCCGGTCGGACAAGTAACGGGAGATGATCTGTTTGCTCCGCTCCCATTCAATGGCGCCGATCCCCGACTGAAGCCGTTTGATTTCCGGTCCCGCGTTGTAATAATCCAGAATCTGCCGCAGGTCGTCTCTTTTATCGTCCACGTTCATCCCTCCCTGTTATAAGGGGGAGTATACCTTGTGTTGCCTGTTTCTGGATGTGACATATTTTGAAGCTGTAAAGTTGTTCCAAAAGGTGGTAAACTGTGTTCAACTCGAACGAGACATTGAGCGCGGCGCTTGATACTGAGCGGATTAAGCCGCAGGAGCAAGGGGGAATTGTGGGATGAAGTGGCTAGAAATGAGACAGTTGTTTCCCAACCAGTTTGTTTTGTTTTCCGTCCTTGAATTTCATCAGGAGGGTACCAGAAGATTTATAGATGAGGTTGAGCCGATCCGCGCGGTTGCAGACGAAGACGCCCGTACGGAATTTGATCAAGCCGGACCCGGAAAACTGGTCTATCATACATCCAGTAAGGTATGCATTATCCGTATCCGCAGGAGAAAGCGCAGCAGAGTGAGACGTAAAAAAACAAAATAAGCCAATCTGCCAAAGGGTTGGCTATTGCCATTAAAGCAGCCAGGGTATACGTGCGTTGAAGTTTTTTTCCAGGGGAGGAAGTTTTGTGGAATCGGTAATACGCTACTATGACGGCTATGATGAAGCATCCAGACTGACGACGGATAATGCCAGAAAGCTTGAGTTTATACGCATGTCTTGGACAAATACATATCGGCAGAGCATAAAATACTAGACCTTGGCGCTGGAACGGGGATTTATTCTTTTTATTATGCGGATAAAGGGAGTTCGATCATCTCGACTGATCTTACTCCGAAGCATGTTGAGATTATACAAAGCAAGATCGAGAGCGGCGGCTATACGGATATGACCGCTGAAGCAGCGGATGCGACGGATCTCTCCGGGTTTGAGCCGGGCAGCTTTGACGCCGTTTTTTGTTTGGGGCCGATGTATCATCTCAGGGAACGGGCGGACCAGCGCAAATGTATAAGCGAATGCTTGAGAGTGCTCAAGCCTGGCGGGATTTTGGCGGTTGCTTATATTAACAAGTTTTTTATGTTCCCATATCTGGTGAAGGGTGACTCCCGTTTCCTAACCAGTCGGTGGATGGCGAAATTTCTGGAAGAGGGCAGAATCAGCTCGGCGGATGAGGACTGTTTTTGGACATATGCGTATTTTCATACACCCGAAGAAATCGAGCAGTTGCTGGGTGATCATGGGGCGGATAAGCTGGAACATGCGGCAACGGACGGTATAGGCGTAATTATGAGGGACACTGTTAACGGGTTTAGCGAGGAACAGTTCGACTCATCAATATCATCTAAAAACATGCTCCGAGCCGTCCATTCTTGGCATCAGCAATCACGGTCTGTTTGTGGGACGGAAATAGCAGCAAATTTTAGGGCAATCGTAGAAAAAGACAGGTCTTTCGTCAACGCAGACGAGGCCTGTCTTTGTGTTTTCATACGGATATTCCCCGCTACGTCCGAAGCAGATCTTGTCCGGGGGGAAGATGGCGGACCAGCCAATCGAGCAGATCGTCTGTAACCAGATCGTGGTTCTTTTCATTCAGCATTTCATGCCGGCCTTCCGGATACAGCCGCACCTCCAGATCGCTTACGCCGAACTTTCGGTACAGCTCTGCGAGCCGAAGGATCCCTTGGCCGTTCATACCGACCGGGTCCTTCTCGCCGGAGAACAAATATACCGGCTTGTCCTTACATAGAGAATCCAGCACGGCTCCGGTATGGATATCCTGCAGCAGCCGGAAGAAATCCCGGAAGAAACGGGTCGTGCAAATCGCCCCGCAGTACGGATCATCTATAAACCGGTCGACCTCCTCGGGGTCGCTGCTCAGCCAATCGAAGGCCGTGCGGGAAGGGGAGAATGAACGGTTGTAGGGGCCAAAGACGATGCCGTTCAGCAGCACGCTGCGATGCCGCTCCCCCATCAGCTTCAGTTGGGCCTTTGCAAGCGTCTCTCCCAGCCGCAGCATCCCGCGGGGGCCGTTGCTTCCACTTAAAATATAGCCCGCATATCCTTCGCTCCCGGGCGTGCACATCAGCTTCTGCGTCAGAAAAGAACCCATGCTGTGCCCGAGCAGAAATACGGGAACTCCCGGATGTCTGCCCGATGCGATGGCGGCAATCTGAAGAAGGTTGCGGCGCATCCAATAGAAGCCATCGGATCCGGCATCACCAAGCAAATCGATTCTTCCCGCGGTTCTGCCGTGTCCCCTGTGGTCTCCCGCATACACCGCGTAGCCCGCGGCGTTCAACCGGCCTGCCAAGCGGGCATATCTGGCGGCCGTCTCGCACATGCCATGCGAGATTTGAAGGATACCCCGGACGGGGCCTTCGGCCTCCGGCAGCCATTCGTACACATGAATGGGGACTCCGAGAGGATCGGTCATCGTAAAGGAATGTTCCGTCACCAGTTTTTCCTCCTAATAACAAGCGGCAGGGCAGAGCGAAGATGCTTCATTTTCCAAACCGGAAGCGTCGTATATAGGCCCAATAAGGCTTAAGGCAAATACGAGCGGAGCAAGGTAGCCTGCCCTTCTATGGTATAAGTGCCCAGATTAGCCGGGAGCAGATAGCACTCACCCGCCGAATACGGCTGGGAGCCGCCTTCCCAAATCAGGTGCCCGCTTCCTTCGCAAATAACCAGTACAGTAAAGCTCTCCGGGTTGGTTACAAGGCTCCAATTGCCGCTTACAATGCCTTTTTCCACGATAAAATATGGCGATTCCGCCAGCTGCAGCCATTCTCCAGGTACGGCGCTATCCGTCTTCATGGAAGTTGCGCCTGCGCCTTCGTAAGCAGTCACGTTCAGCGAATCCTCGATATGCAGCTCGCGCGGCTTGCCGTCAAGGCCGGGCCGGTCGTAATCATAAATCCGGTATGTCGTGTCCGAGTTCTGCTGGATCTCCGCTACGACCACGCCCGCGCACAGAGCATGCACCGTACCGGCTGGAATATAGAATGTATCCCCTGCCAAGACCGGCACTTCCTGAAGAAGATCCATAACCGTTCCGTTTTCCAGCGCTTGGCGCAGACTTTCGCGGTTCACGCCTTCCTTGAGGCCGTAGATGATTTTGGCGTCCGGCTTGGCGTCAAGAACGTACCACATTTCAGTCTTACCTAATTCGCCTTTGGGCAGCCGCTCATAGTCGTCGGTGGGATGAACCTGAACGGACAGGTTGTCGTTGCAATCCAGGAGCTTTATCAATAGAGGGAATCTTCCACCGTGCTCGGAATAGCCTTTGCTGCCGAACCATTCACGTCCGTAGGCTTCGCGGATCTGGTCCAGGCCCTGTCCCGCGAGCTCGCCGTTTACGACGGACGAGGTTCCGTTTGGGTGGTCGGCGATCATCCAGCCTTCGCCGATATGGCCTTCAGGGAGGCCGAGGCCAAACTTCTCAAGGGCTCTTCCGCCCCAGACGCGTTCTTTGAATTCCGGTTGAAATTTTAAAGGATAAGGCAGTGTCATAGATCCATCGTCCTCTCCAAATCAGATTTAGTTATCTTAACCTTTCTTTTTCTCAAGCGCGATAACATAGGGAGCCGTTCTGCGTTGAAGCTGGCGGTACACGATGGCACTGGCCGTTTGCTGCGGAACGGCGGACGCCCAGGCTTCAACCGCTTCCGCTTCCAGCCCGCCACCGGGATGTCCGGGGTACAGGACCGCTGTTACAATCCCTCCGGGCCGGAGAAGTTCAAGGGAGACCCCGAGCGCGGCAACCGAACTGTCCGGCAAAGTAATCACGCTCTTGTCCGCGTCGTCCGATGGGAGATAGCCGAAGTTGAACATGATCGCCCCGACGCTGCCGCGCCACGAAGGGGGCAGTACGTCAGCCATCTCGGCATGGCTCTTCAATAGAAGAGTCGAAGGAGCAAGGGCGTCCCCTCCTTCGTCCTCCCTGGCGCGGCGCAGGCGCTCCCCGGCAAGCGTCAAAGCCTCGGGCTGAATGTCGAAGCCGTAGACCTCGCCTTTTGGCCCCGCCTTCTTTGCAAGGAACAAGGTGTCCGCGCCGGTTCCCACCGTGGCATCCACGGCGCGCTCGCCCGGGGAAAGGCGCTCTTCTACCATTTTATGGGCGAAGCTCAGCACGGATAGAAAGCCCATCAGCGTTTTCTCCAATACTTGCCCTGCCAGGTATCTCTGCGCTTCAGCTCGTCGTCGATCGCATTGAGCACTTCCCATTTCTTAAGGCTCCACATCGGACCGATCAGCAGATCGCGGGGGGCGTCCCCGGTCAGACGGTGTACGATCATTTCCGGAGGCAGCATTTCCAATGAATCGGCGATGAGCTTTACATATTCATCCTGCTCCAGAAAACGAAGCAGTCCGGCTTCATACTGCTTAACCATCGGCGTCTTCCGCATCAGGTGCAGAAGATGGATTTTGATCCCCTGCACATCCATCTGCGATACGGCTGACACCGTCTCCAGCATCATTTCGTGCGTTTCCTGCGGAAGACCGTGAATAATGTGCGTGCAGACCCGGATGCCCCGGCTGCGCAGCTTTTCGACAGCCTCGCGATAGCACTCCGTATCATGCGCCCGGTTAATGAGGTGTGAGGTGGACTCGTGAATCGTCTGCAAGCCCATTTCAATCCATAGATAAGTACGTTCGTTCAATTCCGCCAGATAATCGACAACATCATCCGGAAGGCAGTCGGGACGGGTGGCGATGGACAATCCGACAACGCCTGGCTGTTCCAGAATGACCTCGTAGTACTCCCGCAGCTCTTCAACCGGCGCATACGTATTAGTATATGCCTGGAAATAACCGATGTACTTGGCGTTCGGCCATTTCAGATGCTGGCGGTCGCGGACGCTTCCGAACTGGGTGACCAGATCGTCGCGTCGGCTTCCGGCGTAATCGCCCGAGCCGCGTGCGCTGCAGAAGGTGCAGCCTCCTTTGGCAATTGAGCCGTCGCGGTTGGGACAGGTGAAGCCGGCGTCCAGCATGACTTTGAACACTTTATCGCCAAACTGTTCGCGCATTTCGTAGTTCCAGGTATGAAATCGTTTATCTCCCCACAGCGAGGCTGTGGAAGGGGCTTCTAGTATAGTCATGGATGTCTCCTTTAATTGCAAGTAATGATTTACCCGAATCCATTGTATCAAAAAAAGGGAGCGAGCGTAACAGGACATGGCGCTCAGGCAATCTGACCAAAACATCGGCGGATTCACAGGGTTGTAATCGCTTCGCCGCATGCTAATGATAACTCATACTTATTTTAAAAATGGGTCTTCAGCAGGAGGAAATTCACTTGAAATTACTTACACATCATGTTATATTTTGAGTGTAAAAATGATTATCGTCATCAGTATGAAAGAAGGAATTCATAATCCCCTGTCGCCGTGGTCCATACAATTAACCGTGAGGTGATCGAACATGAATTCTCAAGCCGTATATCCTGAAGGCAGAGGTCCAATCGATGTCCAACTGACTCCTGACGAGGCTCTTGCGCTCACAGGAGTGGAATTTAAAGGCAATCGGAAGATCAAGACGGAAGCGCAGCGCAAAATTCGCAATGCTTTCGAGAAGACATTTGATTTTAGTTCAGAAGCAAGATAGACTATGAATTGTTGAAATTAGGGACCCCAATTCCAAATACAACACGGAAGGAATTTCCTTGAGTTTCGCTGAGCCTAGCGGAACGGGGAAATTCCTTTCTCTTTTCTGTTTTGCATCTTTACTTTTCGGAGCAAGTTAGTCACAATATTGCAGTAATCATGATCGTAACTTGTCGATAAGTGAAAGGAGTAAACATGCGTTTACGCGGAAGAAAAGGAATACGTGAAAGTCTCGTGCAGCAGGCCGATTTGGTCGTGCTCGATCCTCGCAAACATAAAGGACAATGGTCCGCGCTCTTTGGCAACGACCGCCCGATTTATGTCGAGTTCGGAATGGGGAAGGGGCAGTTTATCAGCCGGATGAGCCATAAATACCCCGAAATTAATTTTATCGGAGTGGATATGTATGACGAGCTGATCCGCCGGGCGGCGGAAAAGGCGCGGAATATATGGGAACCGGAAGGTCTGAAAACGCCGCCGAATCTGAAGCTCGCGCTGGCCAATATCGAATATGCGGAAGAAGTGTTCGCTGAGGGAGAGCTGCAGCGCATCTATCTGAACTTCAGCGACCCCTGGCCCAAAACAAAGCACGCCCGCCGCAGATTGACGCATCCCCGTTTCTTGGATAAGTATAGTGGGCTGTTAGACGGTTTGGGAGAAATTCATTTGAAGACGGATTCGCGCAGTCTGTTTGAATTTTCCTTGAACGCCTTTGCCGACTTCGGTCTGCAGATGTCGAATATTTCACTCGATCTTCATGCGGGAGGGATCAATGAAGAGCACGTCATGACCGAATACGAAACGAAATTTGTCGGCCAGGGCGTTCAGATCCACCGCTGCGAGGCGATTGTCGGAGCGGAAGCGCTGAAACGCAATCAAGCCTCTCGTCTGGATAAGTACAGACTATTACCGGCAATGCCGCAGGTCGAATAATCAAGGCATCCGCCGAGCAGATAGTATTCCTATAACAAAAAGAGGGTCCTTTGGCTTAGGCCGGCAGGACCCTCTTTTTGTTGCTCCAACATTTCAAAGATGCTTCGAGTTGCTTTGCAGGCTGCTGAACAATATTTTTCATACGGGTATAAAAAAGCCGGTACAGGGCAAGCGTGGTAAGGCGGTTAATGATTTCCGGCGATGTTCACCTGCCCCCGTTTGGTCATAGGTCCTGAGTTATGGGCTTTAACTCCATAATGCAACCGTACCGGCCGCAACCGCGCTGCCGATCAGTGCGCCTGCCGCCACATCGGAAGGATAATGGAGTCCAAGATAGATCCGCGAGAATCCAACCGATAAGGCAAGCGGCAGCAGCACGAAACCCAGGACGGGGAAAGCCGCTACATAAGGCACTGTGGAAGCGAAGATTGCCGTCGTATGCCCAGAAGGAAACGAATGGTCCTTGAGCGGATTGCGGAACGTATTCGTTCCGGGCAGGGCCAGATAAGGGCGGACCCTGGGATACATTCTTTTGGCGACGGCCACGGGTAGGTGGCTGACAGCCAGGGCGATCAGAGCCTGCTGGGCGGGCAGCCTCAGCGTATGAGGGGCAAGCACCCATACCAGAAGACTGATCCCGATGCTGGCGGTCGCTCCGCCCAGATGAGTCAGATAGAAAAGCCAGAAATTCAGATAACGGTTGTGCAGCCGTCCGTTGATCCAGTGAAACAGACGCTGCTCTGCAGTAAGCAGTTTTAACATTTTAGTTCTCATAGTGGTCCCCCCGCTAATAACGGCCGCCGGATTAACGGCGTTAATTAGGATAACCCGCTTTAGCCTGTACAACTATCTTCATCATACTTTTTTGCACGAACCGATTTCAAGAAAAAGGTCGATATTGCACGAAAAATGACAGTTTTGACTTGGATGCCTTTAAGCCGTACAATGGTTCAAGCGGACTTCCCACGTTTATATGGTAACAGAGAAAATAATGCGTTTTGTAAAATCCGGAACGCAAGCAGAAACTCCATATGGACGGCATATATAACAAAGAGCGGGACCCGCTGAGGACAAAGGTATGTTCCATGTCTGTCGTTTAGAATTGCAACAAAAGGGTCATTTATTACGTTCAAAGGTCAGAGAAAAAGAACCTGACAGAAAAAGGGGGCATCGAAGGATCATGACAGATGCAATTTTTGTGACGCTCCAAGTGGTCTTGGCGCTAATTGCGGTTTATCAGTTTGGCTTCTCGTTGTTCGGACTGCACAAGAAGAAGAAGAAAAAGCTTTTCCCGCCGGAAAAATCATTTGCCGTGCTCGTAGCCGCGCATAACGAAGAACAAGTGGTCGGGGCGCTTATGGAAAACCTGAAGCAGCTGAATTATCCGAAGGAACTATACGACGTATTCGTCATCTGCGATAACTGTACGGACGGAACGGCCCGCATTGTCCGGGAGCATGGCATGACTGCCTGCGTCCGCACCAACAATAATTTGAGAGGCAAAGGCTACGCAATCGAGTGGATGCTGGGGAAACTTTGGGACATGCCGCGCCAGTACGACGCCGTTGTGATGTTCGATGCCGATAATCTGGCCCATACCGACTTCCTGATGGAGATGAACAATGATCTCTGTTCCGGCGCAAAAGTCATTCAGGGCTACATCGACACGAAGAATCCGGAGGATTCCTGGATTACCGCAGCCTATGGCATCTCTTACTGGTATATTAACCGTTTGTGGCAGCTGTCGCGTCACAATTTGGGTATGGCCAACTTCCTTGGCGGAACGGGCATGTGCTTCGAAACGAATCTGCTAAAGGAAATGGGCTGGGGAGCAACCAGTCTTGTAGAGGACCTGGAGTTCACCATGCGCAGCGCGTCGAAGGGCGTATATCCGGAGTTCAACTACGACGCCAAAGTGTTTGACGAGAAGCCGCTTACGTTCAAGGCCTCGTCCAGACAGAGGCTTCGCTGGATGCAAGGACATTTTACCGTCGCCCGCCGTTATTTCTTCCCTCTGCTGTGGCAGAGTATTAAAGAACGAAGCTTGACCAAGTTTGACCTGGCCCTATACGGCGTCAACGTCTATATTGTCCTGCTCACGTTCCTCATGACCGCGGTGATGTGGATCGACAGTTCGCTGCTGGGTGGTCCGCATATCGCCAACCTGTACGGCTACCTGCCTTTATGGCTAAGCTATGTCGCCATAGCCGCCAATGTGTTTACCTTTTTCGTATCGATGATTCTTGAAAAGGTAACGTTCAAAAAGGTGTATGCCTATATGCTGCTGTTCCCGATTTACCTGATTTCATGGTATCCGATTACGTTCTACGCATTCTTTACGCAAAACAACAAACAATGGAGCCATACGAAGCATACCCGCGTCGTGCGTCTGGAGGAAGTTCAAAGCAAGCAGGGTTAGAGCAACGTAACTGTATTTGCATAACGTTTGAGAAAATGGTTGACATTACTAAACCGGATAGTGTAAACTATTCAAGTGCGCTAAATTAATTAGAGATTGCAAGCAGAAGCACCGGCTTCTCACCTGATCGGCTAACAGCCGGCTGGTTTTGATCTCAATGCTTTATGAATGCTGTTCGTTCATGAACGTTGATCAAACGGGTTGTCGGTAATTTCCGGCGCCCGTTTTTTAATTGGGTAGAAGCTGTTATATCTATTAGCCAATCAGATCCGGAGGTGGAGAATTATCAGTAAGGACCATATGATCAATGATGAGATTCGGGCGAGAGAAGTTCGTTTGGTTGGTGCGGAGGGAGAACAAATCGGGATTAAACCGATCCGCGAAGCGTTGCAAATGGCAATCGATCTTAATCTGGATTTAGTCAATGTAGCGCCGCAGGCGAAGCCGCCGGTATGCCGCATCATGGATTACGGCAAGTTCCGTTACGAGCAGCAGAAGAAAGAGAAGGAAGCCCGTAAGAATCAGAAGATCGTGGACATCAAGGAAGTTTGGTTCCGTGCCAACATTGAAGAACATGACTATCAGACCAAGTTCCGTAATGTGGTCAAGTTTCTGAATGAAGGCGACAAGGTAAAATGCTCCGTCCGCTTCCGCGGACGCGAAATTACCCATGCGAATATCGGTCAGAAAATTCTGGAGCGCGTCAAATTGGAAGTGGCCGAGATTTCCGTTGTGGAGCGCCAGCCTAAGCTGGAAGGCCGCAGCATGATTATGATTTTGGCACCCAAACCATCTTAACAAGCAGCATAACTATTGAGGAGGAAACACAATGCCTAAAATGAAAACTCACAGCAGCCTGAAAGGCCGCTTCAAAATTACCGGAACAGGTAAAGTAACGCGCTACAAAGCGTACAAAAACCATCTGCTGTCCCACAAGTCCAAGCGCGCTAAGCGGGTTCTGGGAACCAACCCTGAAATGGCTCCCGGCGACGTAAGACGTCTGAAGCAAGGCCTGGCTAACTTGAAATAGTTTTTATTACACAATTTTTGGGAGGTTTATTAATATGGCAAGAGTTAAAGGCGGCTTCGTCGTTCGTCGTAAACATAAAAAGGTACTGAAACTGGCAAAAGGCTACTTCGGTTCCAAGCACCGCATTTTCAAAACCGCTAAAGAACAAGTAATGAAATCGCTGGTTTACGCTTACCGCGACCGTCGTCAAACCAAACGCAACTTCCGCAGACTGTGGATCGTTCGTATCAACGCTGCAGCCCGTCTGAACGGCCTGTCCTACAACAAGCTGGTACACGGCCTGAAGCTGGCCGGAGTGGACATCAACCGCAAAATGCTGGCTGACCTGGCTGTAAATGATCTGAACGCATTCAACTCGCTGGCTACCGTAGCTAAAGAGAAGATCAACGCGTAAGCAACTGCCTGTTATATGAAAAGCACCGCCTCCGGGAATTTCCCGTGAAGCGGTGCTTTTTTTGTGAAAATTTTTGAAGAGTGAAGCTGTTTACTCCCAGTACTTTGTCGTTATAAGCTGGCCGGCCAGCTTCTTGCTGGCGGCGCGTCTGACTTTACGCTGCTCCGACCGTTCCTCCGCCAAATCGCTGACCAGCTTCTCTTCATCCGTCTCGGGGATAACACCCGGTACAGGGGCCGGTTTACCGTCAGGCCCGATGGCCACAAAGGTGAGGAAGGAAGTGGCCGCCACGGTGCGCTCACCTGAATATAAATTTTCGGCTATGACCTTAACGAATACCTCTATGCTGGTGCGGCCGGTCCAGGACACAAAGGATTCGAAGCAGAATGAATCGGTGGGCCGGATCGGGGACAGAAAGTCGACGGAGTCAGTGGAGGCGGTAACGACACTGCATCGGCAGTGTCGCATCGCGGAGATAGAGGCGACTTCATCTATGTTACTCATCAGCTTGCCGCCGAACAGGGTCTGGTGGTTGTTAATATCGTTCGGGAAGACCCGTCCTGTTTTGAATACACGTGATTCTCGGCAGTATTTCGAAGCTGGAGCTGCTGGCTGGGATGATTCACTCATCATGATTGGCTTCCTTTCCTTGGCATGATAGGCATATATAATAATGGAGTTCCCTTTATTTTGCAATACTATTATTAGGTGCTTATGACGGAGAAATTGGATATTCCATACAATATAACATCAATATGATATAAAAATTGACATAGGAGGTTAAAGTAAACGCTTGATTTAAGGGAAAAGCAAATTTTTATTAACCGCAGGTCATTAATTTACTGGATTTTACCGTTTTTACCCGTTATAATTTGATTCAATGGCATGTCCAAGGTCCAAATGAGAATACAGAAGACATCCAATTTCTTTAAGGGGGATCACAATCAATGAAAAAAATTTACCAGCTGTCTCTTGTTATGCTGCTTGCTTTCACGGTCATTCTGGCTGGCTGCGGAAGCGACAATAACAACGCGTCCGGAAACGCAGGCACTAATGCAAGCGCCAATACTGAAACCAACACGGGCTCCAGTGAAGCTACTACGGATAACTCCAACATCAAAATCGGTATGGTTACCGACGTTGGCGGCGTAAACGACAAATCGTTTAACCAATCCGCTTGGGAAGCCCTTCAAGCCCTTGAGAAAGAAAGTGGTGTGAAGGTTCAATATCTGCAAAGTAATTCCAATGCGGACTATGAGCCGAACCTGAACCAATTTGTTAAAGACGGTTATGCTCTGACTTGGGGCATTGGCTTTGACATGGGTGACTCCATTAAAAAAGTTGCGGGCGAGAATCCTGACGCCAAGCTGGCCATCATCGACAATGTAGTGGATGCTCCTAACGTTGAGTCCGTTACCTTCTCCGAGAACGAAGGATCGTTCCTGGTCGGTGTTGTTGCAGGTCTGACTACTAAGACGAATAAAGTTGGCTTTATCGGCGGTATGGAAAGCCCGGTAATCAAACGCTTTGAAGCGGGCTTCAAAGCGGGTGTTACGGCGGTTAATCCGGGCGCAAAAGTAACGGTTACTTATGCCGGTGCTTATAACAAGCCTGATATCGGTAAATCGTTGGCGGCTACATTGTATGACGCAGGCAACGACATCATCTTCCCGGCTGCAGGAGCAACAGGCAACGGTGTGTTCAACGAAGCCAAATCCCGCAATAAAGCAGGCGGCGC from Paenibacillus sophorae encodes:
- a CDS encoding alpha/beta fold hydrolase produces the protein MTEHSFTMTDPLGVPIHVYEWLPEAEGPVRGILQISHGMCETAARYARLAGRLNAAGYAVYAGDHRGHGRTAGRIDLLGDAGSDGFYWMRRNLLQIAAIASGRHPGVPVFLLGHSMGSFLTQKLMCTPGSEGYAGYILSGSNGPRGMLRLGETLAKAQLKLMGERHRSVLLNGIVFGPYNRSFSPSRTAFDWLSSDPEEVDRFIDDPYCGAICTTRFFRDFFRLLQDIHTGAVLDSLCKDKPVYLFSGEKDPVGMNGQGILRLAELYRKFGVSDLEVRLYPEGRHEMLNEKNHDLVTDDLLDWLVRHLPPGQDLLRT
- a CDS encoding nucleotidyltransferase family protein — encoded protein: MPADTLEPALQDVNRHAVVVVDGDKAVGFFVLHGWEGIVVNERNIPAERLYLSAGFRDNGLRRIGTIGPQKILQYPLPGADNVVHAHKVTRGGIAMNETQELRNRLTGIFERSGWLGYLFERAGSLSPYPYYIGAGCLVQTVWNELTGRPPMYGISDIDIVYFDDGDLGYEAENEVVEQGKRLFAELPFPVDIKNQARVHLWYPGRFGVPLSPYATLEAAIGTWPTTASSLGVRKEPDGSWRIYAPFGLEDLFRLIVRPNKTLVTESAYYAKAEKWKSRWPELAVIPWEA
- a CDS encoding type I phosphomannose isomerase catalytic subunit: MTLPYPLKFQPEFKERVWGGRALEKFGLGLPEGHIGEGWMIADHPNGTSSVVNGELAGQGLDQIREAYGREWFGSKGYSEHGGRFPLLIKLLDCNDNLSVQVHPTDDYERLPKGELGKTEMWYVLDAKPDAKIIYGLKEGVNRESLRQALENGTVMDLLQEVPVLAGDTFYIPAGTVHALCAGVVVAEIQQNSDTTYRIYDYDRPGLDGKPRELHIEDSLNVTAYEGAGATSMKTDSAVPGEWLQLAESPYFIVEKGIVSGNWSLVTNPESFTVLVICEGSGHLIWEGGSQPYSAGECYLLPANLGTYTIEGQATLLRSYLP
- a CDS encoding TIGR01212 family radical SAM protein (This family includes YhcC from E. coli K-12, an uncharacterized radical SAM protein.); protein product: MTILEAPSTASLWGDKRFHTWNYEMREQFGDKVFKVMLDAGFTCPNRDGSIAKGGCTFCSARGSGDYAGSRRDDLVTQFGSVRDRQHLKWPNAKYIGYFQAYTNTYAPVEELREYYEVILEQPGVVGLSIATRPDCLPDDVVDYLAELNERTYLWIEMGLQTIHESTSHLINRAHDTECYREAVEKLRSRGIRVCTHIIHGLPQETHEMMLETVSAVSQMDVQGIKIHLLHLMRKTPMVKQYEAGLLRFLEQDEYVKLIADSLEMLPPEMIVHRLTGDAPRDLLIGPMWSLKKWEVLNAIDDELKRRDTWQGKYWRKR
- a CDS encoding class I SAM-dependent methyltransferase, whose amino-acid sequence is MDKYISAEHKILDLGAGTGIYSFYYADKGSSIISTDLTPKHVEIIQSKIESGGYTDMTAEAADATDLSGFEPGSFDAVFCLGPMYHLRERADQRKCISECLRVLKPGGILAVAYINKFFMFPYLVKGDSRFLTSRWMAKFLEEGRISSADEDCFWTYAYFHTPEEIEQLLGDHGADKLEHAATDGIGVIMRDTVNGFSEEQFDSSISSKNMLRAVHSWHQQSRSVCGTEIAANFRAIVEKDRSFVNADEACLCVFIRIFPATSEADLVRGEDGGPANRADRL
- a CDS encoding class I SAM-dependent methyltransferase, with translation MDDKRDDLRQILDYYNAGPEIKRLQSGIGAIEWERSKQIISRYLSDRPMVIYDIGGGAGAYSRWLAELGHEVHLFDLSPAAVEYAIALQSSGGIAPVHRIETADGRRIARSGGSADLILLMGPLYHLTERDERLDALEEAFRLLKPGGTLLAAAISRFGSTLWGLSVYGQKNDILEEQHFMSMIERELADGQHIRPEEYPNFIARAFFHLPNELKEEIEESGFYHLSTAAVEGPVWIVPALAEKWGNPESRAALLRISSIVEEQKSLLGMSPHLLAAAKKRI
- a CDS encoding class I SAM-dependent methyltransferase; amino-acid sequence: MGFLSVLSFAHKMVEERLSPGERAVDATVGTGADTLFLAKKAGPKGEVYGFDIQPEALTLAGERLRRAREDEGGDALAPSTLLLKSHAEMADVLPPSWRGSVGAIMFNFGYLPSDDADKSVITLPDSSVAALGVSLELLRPGGIVTAVLYPGHPGGGLEAEAVEAWASAVPQQTASAIVYRQLQRRTAPYVIALEKKKG